GAACATCTCTTCTGAAGAATACACTAGCCAAGATCAGATCCGCATAGGTAATGGTACAAGTTTGTCTATTTCCCACTCTGGTTCTGCAACTCTGTCCCTCTCTCGTCGTAACTTTCTCCTCAAGCAATTACTTCATGTTCCTAACATATGCAAAAACCTTCTTTCCGTTCGTCAATTTGCTCTTGATAATGCTGTTTTCTTTGAGTTTCACTCTTCTCATTTTGTCATCAAGGATTGCATGACCGGGATCCCAATTTATCATGGCCAACTTAACAATGGCCTCTATCACCTCTTTCCTCTGCAAGTGCCTTCATCTCCATCTCAAGCACTCATTGGTGAGAGGACTACATCACATTGTTGGCACAAACACTAAGAACATCCAACCCTTTGGATTGTCAACCTTATCCTTTCAAAATTTCAACTTCCAGTTTCTTCCAATAAGGCATCAACACCCTGCAATGCCTATCCTCAAGCCAAGGGTCATCAATTGCCTTTTTCAATTTCTACTACTACTATTTGTAATCCTTTAGACTTGATTTATTCAGATGCTTGGGGTCCTTCCCCAACTATTTCAATAAATAGAAATCATTATTATGTCTCTTTCGTGGATGCTTTTAGCATATTTACTTGGGTTTATCCTATTCAATCTAAATCTGATGTTATGcctatttttctcaagtttcaatTAATGGTTGAACGTTTTCTTAATGCCAAAATTAAGTCTGTCCAAACTGATTGGGGTAGCGAATATCGTAACctcaacaaatattttcaatttgttgGCATTCTTCATCTTGTTTCCTGTCCTCACACTcatcaacaacaaggatgtGTTGAGAGGAAACATCGACATCTCATTGATACAACCTTGGTTCTCCTAGCCGACAGTTCTTTTCCCAAGAAATTATGGGATGATGCTTGTCTAACTTCTTGCTGTTTGATAAATAGACTGCCAACTCCATTgctcaaaaatatttctccccttaaaaaaaaaaaaaaaaaaaaaaaaaaaaaaaaaaaaaaaaaaaaaaaaaaaaaaaaaaattctcaaggtATTTGGATGTGCTTGTTTTCCAAATCTCAACCCTTACGATTCTCATAAATTATCCCTTCAGTCCAAACCTTGTGTCTTCTTTGGCTATAACACACACCATAAAGGCTATAAGTTCTATCATCCCGAAACTGGTAGCATTTTTATCTCTAAGGATGTCATCTTTCATGAAGaagtatttcatttttctcacaATACTTCTCAACCAGCTCCCTCCTCACCGGATCCTCCCTCTTTCAATACTGTCTCCTTTTCTCTTCCCTTATCTATTCCACATAATTTGGAATCTTCTCCTCCAATTACCTTGCCTCCCTCTACTCCATCCATATTACCTACTAATTCCAGCCTTCCTCCTTCTCTTAGTTCCTCTTCCTCTCCTACAAAACCGGATGTATCTCAAGCATAAACACTATTCGTATCCATCCTATGTAGACCCTATCTCAAAATAATGTCCACACAATCAGGCAGCTCACCGACGGAATTGTTAGATATCCTCTACCTCGGGCCTTACTTTTTGAAGCTGCCCTTATCGAACATACTTGCTTCTCTAATGCTGTCAAGATCAGTGAATGGTGCAATGCCATGCAGGTTGAGTTTAATGCTTTGCTCAAGAATAACACTTGGACTTTTGTTCCTTCGTCAGTAGCCAAGAATGTTGTtagctgcaaatgggtttttataCTAAAGACAATGGCTGGTGGCTCTATAGAACATCACAAGGCAAGGTTAATTGCTAAGGGCTTTCACCAACATGCCGGCATAGATTATGGTGAGACTTTTAGCCCTGTGGTAAAATGAACTACTATTTGTATTGTTTTGTCGCTTGCTTACTCTGCAAGATGGACTATGAAACAAATAGACATATTGTAACGACCcgcccccaatgacacaatattgtccgtttttgGCTCTCCAAATcagactttccaggaggtcacccatcctgggattactctagaagaagcacgcttaactgtgaagttctgataggttcatgaccatcacggctttaaaactcgttgtatcataaatggtgcatttatacatataagcacatcctcattcccagacgatgtgggatgtcacaatcaccccctctttggacccagcgtccccgctggcgtccctcattgggcttgtacacgctcccaccatctcaggctgggcaatggctctgataccatttgtaacgactcacccccaatgacacaatattgtccgcttttggctctccaaatccgacttcccaggaggtcacccatcctgggattactctcacagaagcacgcttaactgtggagttctgataggttcatgaccatcacggctttaaaatgcgttgtgtcataaatggtgcatttatacatataagcatatcctcattcccagacgatgtgggacgtcacacatATAAAATGCATTTCTGCATGGTCTATTGTTCGAAGATGTCTATATGGAGCAACCCTCGGGTTTCACTCATCCATCTTAACCCCATCATGTATGCAAGTTTCAAAAGGCCCTTTACAGCCTGAAACAGGCACCACGAGCCTGGTTTGCTCATCTCAGTGGGAAACTCCTTCAACTTGGTTTTCTTGGCTCCAAGGCAGATTCCTCTTTGTTTATTTACCGTACAGCAGCAGTCActatatatttgtttatttatgttgatgatattatcattGTTTCATCAGTCCCTATTGCCATTGATGACCTTTTACAGCTACTAAGCATCGACTTTACTGTTAAAGACTTGGGTACTTTGCACTATTAATTTTCTTGGGGTTGAAGTTCTACCCATGAAGGATGATCTCTTACTTTCACAGTAGCGGTATATTCGGGACTTACTCACCAAAACAAATATGATCGAAGCCAAACCAGTAGCCTCTCCAATGTCTTCTTCTTCGGCCTTATCAACATTCACAAAAGATCCTATGGAAGACCCCACTTTATATCGTAGCACGGTTGGTTCTCTTCAGTACTTGTCACTTACTAGTCTAGATTTGGCATTTGCTGTCAATCGTGTTTGTCAATTTATGCATCGTCCAACCAAGCTCCATTGGCAAGCTGTCAAGCGGATCCTTAAATGCCTCAAGCATACAATCACTCATAGCTTGTTACTGCACAAGACTTCATCACGTTCTCTTCAAGCCTATTCGGATGCTGATTGGGAAGGATGCCATGATGACTGTCATTCCACTGGTGCTTATTGTGTTTTCTTAGGTTCCAACTTGATTTCTTGGAGTTCTCACAAGCAGTCGACTGTTTCCAGGTCTTCAACAGAAGCTGAATACAAGTCAGTTGCTAACACGACTACTGAATTAATCTGGATACGTTCTCTTCTCCAAGAACTTGGCATTCCACTTCCTACTCCACCAAAACTTTAGTGTGACAACATTGGTGCAGCTTACTTGTCTGTCAATCCGATATTCCATTCTCGCACCAAACATGTGGCCATTGATTTCCACTTTGTCTGAGAATTAGTTGCTTCCAAAGATTTGGAGATTCTCTTTGTTCCGAGTGCTGATCAGCTTGCGGATGTACTTACTAAGCCGCTTGTTTCCAAATGGTTTCATCATCTATCCTACAAGCTCAACGTCTGATCACTCCCGTTGAACTTGAGGGAGGGTATTAACACATAACACACTCCAAGTGGTTCTCAAACAATTAAGACTCCTAGTGAGTGTGTTAAGAAGACTCCCAATTAAACTCCTAGCGAGTGTTGATAACACAACCGattgataaggataagattaAGTGGAAAAGTTCTACTTGTATTTAGTTTGCTAATTACAGTTTCTGTATTAAAATAGAATACCTGTAATCAGGTTCTCTAAGAGTTAGTGTTAGATTAGAAAGCTAGAAGATAGGACTTATCTTGTATTCTATGTAAACTCTATATATACTGAATAAACGCTCACTAGATGAGTAAGCTTGAAAAGCCAAATAATCTGATCTTCTACACCTATTATTGGATGACGCCTGGCCAATGCCATGTCAGGGGAAGAGGCACTCCACGTATGTAAGAGAAAGCAATCATTCCAGGTACATTAATTATGTCACTCCTCCattctagcattctttttcttttctctgtctCAGAATCTCTCATCGACTTAAAAATCGGAGGTATTTCTTATTGGCACCTCCACAAGTCTATGAGCTTACATTGATGAGACTTTTGCAGGCATTCTTGGCTTGGGGTCGGCCGTACCAACAGCTGCATCATCAGTATTAGATAGGCATTAAAAttcctgaaaaatgaaattgacttctaaaataaacgcaaatgtgtgtgtgtgtgtgtgtgtgtgcgcgcgcgcgtaatgtgttaacaaaataatgcggaaaataaataacacaagaatttttgttaacgaagtggaaactcgatatgagaaaaaccattccggggcagccaaacccaggatatctactactcagaagacaagactagatacaagatagtaatactcacatacctctgatgcaatggtcgtaccttgatctctaacgtgtaacccaacacgaacgcctcccaaccaggtctcctaccttaaggggtcttcaatggaatcttttaccttagggccgactcctaagatagacttcagtttaagtgcagcaacagcacacacagcaatggctttagagagaataaatcagctcaataacctcacaaataactctctaagctctagtgaaatttaataccgaattcttgcagttctcaatgaccaggggcctctatttataggatgaggGTTCAAATAGGCGACTGCTTTGATAAATACGGGCGCCGTCCGAACGGCggtcatgggccgtccggacggacaactgtgcgacagaaatttcgagattttcgctgaaaatctttcctgtttgagagccgcttCAGgatggtgaggcactgtcgtcgggtgccgtccggatggtggtcatgggccgtctggacggacaactgtgtgacaaaaattctgagattttcgctgaaaatctttcctgtttgagagccgcgtcaggatggtgaggcactgtcgtccggacgatcgcacgtccgctgcaagtaatttccttactaaggcttcgcgcatctgGACCATGAGGATGGCCGTCCGAACAGTTGATtttctacacgcaatttccatatctgatgaaCGCATGTCCGGACCCTGATAGGCTGACGTCTGGACAGTAGAGTTTTGAAtttgcgaacttgccttaaggagtagcgcgtccagacgggaatccacgtcgtcgagacggttgtagcaatcttcccatatttgattttggaaagaaaatctgaaacttgatcgatcactgagagtcgtctggacgggctgctgaatcgtccggacggatgcaagctagaacagaagcttctcgatgcagaggagtgtccggacagaaatccacgttgtccggacgaatgatgctttgtctgtcgggcgtccggaccgtatggcacgtcatccggatggctggaactatggacagatgagcgtccggacgagatgacacgtcgtccggaccgCTGGCAAGGAACCAATTTTTcttgacttgcaaacagtgcagaattTCTGGAACACTTCTTAATAGCAGAATCCCTACTAGAAAGCATCTTtatatacaagtgattttgtccaatcagaatgaggccaattacaaactaacaattcCATTAGGACAAACTTCAAATAGTAAGTCCTCCCAAAAAGctcttacatttttcttttcatatctTTTGGGAGAtcatgaatttttatttttttggggctCATAATATTCGTAGCATGACCAGAAGAAACTAATAATTATGTTTACTAATATTGAATATGTCGTACAAAATTACatagaaatagctattcctcacAAAAAGGtaagaaatagttattccatcAAGAATGAAAAAGCCCTAAAAGTTATTTTCTCAAAGGTGGCTGGGGGTGACGCACGGCCTGAGGTGGCTTTGGGGTCGTATGCCATGGTTATTTTTTTAGTGGTTGCTTGGGATGGCGCGGGGCCACCTTTATGGGCTGACAGTGGCTCTGGGGTTGTGCAAGCTACCCTCTGCTTCCACTGGGATGGCCTTCGAGCCACCCTCAGCCACCACTAGGGGTGGCTCGAAGACCACCCCAACATTGGGGTGGCTCGACGACCACCCCAACACTAGGGTGGCCCGCAATCCACCCCAAAGGTCAAAGatggttgggggtggcgcggACCCCTTCATGGGCTGGGACTGGCGGCTAACCACACCTATCTACCTCTTGGGGTGGCTTCTAGGCTACCCCTGCCAAGGGGGTGGGCTAACGAACTACcccctttgttttattttttttctgtttttctgtttttttcttttttaaaaaaaaaaaaaagaaagtataaatctttacattttaatattttttttaattttttagttatatatataattatagtaataataatttttaattcaaagtgacatttgtcattttattggtgGTGACATGGACGTTAATGGAATCCATtaagtgttttgacggaatttaaCTATggagagtggttttttttttttttttgcataccCCATAGACTTTTAAGCCTTTGAGTTCATTTTCATATCACATGGAGATAATTTTAAATCTGGTAAACCACTaaatgattttgtattttttttcctcttttttttacacacacacacccaaaaaaaaagtcattattATTCCTCTTCTCCAGCCGGCCACCCACTAACCCAGCCCTGGCAGCCCATTGACAGCTAGCTAATCACTGGCCACCGCCCAACCCACCACAAGCAACCGTGCAGTCAAGCCTACTGCTGGTAACCATATTAGGTAAATCCTCCACAATTACCCACCACCATCTGTTGCCTTCTTTGGTGGTCCTGTGTTGTCACCAGACGATGAatacaaatgttttttttttttttttttttactcaaaacaaaaatggtatttgaaatattatttaagtaaagatattttaaaaattttggtttaaaCTCTAATTCCATTCCTCCTAACAAATTTGGTTATTCTTGTCTTGTTACCAAACAAGTGAATATAAATAGTCATTCTAGTTCAATACTTTGAACTACtagaaatatttatttatattcctAGGAAATCATCATTCGTAGGCACCAAAGCACAGAGATTAGACAACATAAACATAATTATGAAGGAAGACCAAAAGATTGTGTTAAACAAATTGAACAATAGTACTACATGTATCAGTTTGAGAGAAACAAAACTCAAAAAGGATCAGGTTAGATGGACACTCAAAGcacattcaaacaaaaatttgcaTTTCAAAAGCCTTCAGAGTTAAATATGTAATGAGATAACAAAGCCTCTTTTACCACTTGTTCAACAAAAATACACTGTTTTTCATTCTTCTCCTTTCAAAGAAATCAAGGAAGGAGacatcttcttcctctcttcctctTGCCTCCGCCACATATAtctaagaaacaaaaaacacaagcaTCTTTACTAACAAGATAAAACTTCCCTCTCATAATAAAGTATTATGTTTGACTTTTACCCTTGCAAGCTGAAACATGTCGTTACAATAGAAAATGAACAATTGTTCATAGGGAAATACAAATCTTTCTATCGTAAACCCACAAAAACATGTGAGACGCTACCCATAAACAACTATATATGTTACTTCTGGAACGCCTTAAGGGGGTCATTAGGGTCAATCTCACTTATCAGGGGAAGATCAACTGGCAAATTTTCTAGACTCAGGCCTTCTTCATTCATCAGCTTTTTGGCAACTTCGTCAAACACAATCCTGTTTCCACTCTGAGTGAGGTGCAAACCATCTCTGCTTTTTCAATATACGAAAAATCATCAGACAACTATTGCTTGCATCTTGCATAGTCATAATAAGATAAAGACAATAGAATACAGACTCTCCTTGAAAACCATACCTCCCCGACTAATGGCAGTCAAAAGAATCCATTTAAGcaccaaattcttacaatatgATAACTTCATCAATTAAAAGGTCATCACACATGTTTGAAAAATCATCCCGCGAAAAGAACTACCACTGTGGCCATAGGAACAGCTGTATTGACATGAATATACAAGTTGATTTTGAATTGAATATCATGGTTTAATTTTTAGTGTATAAAGAAGTTCACTCCATACTTACTAAAAGTTAGAACAATGGTTTATTGGCCAGATTAGATAATCACATGAAGCTAATCAACATTCTTAGTTCACCAGTTACAACCAATTATGTGATGCACATGCAAACATGCTATAAATGCATGAAAAGAGTATCATGCAGTACCTCAGATAAACATTTTCCCAGTCAGGCAGCTGCTGCATTTTGGTCCAGAGGTCTACCACTGGGACCCCACATTCTTTAGCAACAGAGACACATGCCTTCGCATAAGCACCAGCTACATCGTTTGTCCTCTCAGGCAGACCCGATGGATTCTCAACATAAGGATGTCTGCATCAAACAGTTTTTCAAGATGGAACGCCCTTCATTCTCAATTTAAGTCATATCACTATCTTAAATGACCAATGATTGTACATTACTATCAAGGTCTAAAGGACATCCTGCAACGAAAACTTATACATGACATGGATGTTATGAAGAAACTAGAGATCTTGTATGCTAGAATCATACCGGAGGCGCCCTTCTTCATCAATTGGGGGAGGAGTTATGAGAAGAATTTGAGTCTTTGGCCATCGCTTCTGAAcccaaaagaattttttttttttttttttaaaaaaaagtgcaaCATAAATAGAAAGGCTGAAATGGAAAGCAAATATTTAGGGATGCAGAAAACTATTAAGTAAGAAAAATTACATGGTGAGATACCTGTAGCAGATAACTCCCGTTCATTGATGTTGAACTATAAAAAGCTTCAATGTACTTGTGTAACTAaacagagttggatttcagaaacATATGACTAGAAAGTTCAACCTACATATCCTTACTGCACCCAAGCACTGGTGAAGGTTTTACAAATTGAAGCATGCATATATGAACCAAAGATCTGATCACCTATCGAATACAATGTGCAGGGAGAGGCTCCAACTACTTGTGATGGTCTTATCTATTTCTTATCCTCTAATAGTGACTAGTTCTTTTGCCATACCAAACAGGTGTGGTTATTGCATTTCTAGCTTTTGACAAATGATATTAGAGTACTTTACCTAATAACGCCATGTAGCACTAAGACATTGCAGTGCAATGCAGGCCAAACTAAGCTAAATGAATGATTCAAGAAGCTATATTAATGACTAATTCTTTTGGGGTATCGCACAGATATGCCTCGTGTGTCTCTATATTGTTACAGTAATTCTCAACCATATTAAATCAAGGAAGCCATCTTCCTTTGTGACTTAGTGCTAACCTGAACCAATAATGGCCACGATACTAATCTATGCAAGTCATGATTGTATAAATAAACATCTAGGAAATAATAACATTGACCTTTCAATCCTGATTATTTCTGctagaaagaaggagaagagaaggtagagttctcttttccttttttctccccTTACTAGCAAAGTCGGTTTTTCCAGGCCCACATGGAACACAATTGCTCCTTAAAACAAAGTTAAGTTTACAAGATACTTTGTCACCACAACTATATTCTCAACTATCATTTCGGACACAATTGGATATTTTccttgcagattttttttttcctaagctcCTAGCAGATTTTATTCATCAATAATAGGGAAGCGAAACATTATGCTACACTGTCAAACAAGTATTATCATTTATAAAGATTGTCCATTTAATGAAACCTTAAAATTTATGCAACAAAGTGCACTCTTAAGCAGAAGAAACTTGTGCAAAGGTTTTCAAGCATAGAAAAAGCCAcctttatattttgaaattatatacaaaatcaaaaagaaaggaTACCATTAAAGGTTTTTCTACATAACCAATCGAGCATGCTTCTCGGGCCAGAAAAAGTGTGTATGGAGGTTTTCCTACATAATTTCCAAGATTCAAATTCCCCATAAACCAAGGAAACCAAATATGTAAGAATCATGTTATGTAATACATACAAAGAGTTCTGTGATATTTGTTTTAGGCAGCTACCTATTTGGAGGTGCCACATCAAACAACAAACTAACATGTGCTAAACACCACATGAGAGCTCAACATGACAAATATACTGACAATAAGCCATTTTTTCTACATTTAGCATTATCTAATACTGTTCAAAACACTGAACAGACGAAGAGATCGTAACAAAACTGTTATTGTGGAAACAATTAATACCCCAATATGATAGAATTCAATTCTAGAGAAAGCATTCCTATAGGTGGTTCGGCCAACTTCATACCAACCAAAATTCACTATCAAGAAGATGAATTACAAACACTTGACTAGCTCTCACAAACTAAAAAACACCCAATGGTGCTTTCATACtcgcaaaacaaacaaactcttaACTCACAAGCAGTATCATTTAATCCCGAAAAAGTTACCACACTGGTCGTACATGCAAACATCTTTCACCCTCCAAACAATCACCCAGAAGGGGTGATTACATGATGCGCAGCAACAATGACAAATTAAATTTATACAACGCTATATATCAAATTATCAAACCACATAAGATATAAACCAACAATCACACAATCAACACaattttttgttgacgaagtgaaaccTTTAGAAGAACTCTCCAAAGGTAAAACACCCTgagacagccaaacccaggaattaaTCCACcaagaaattacaaaaagttCATAATCATAAAACCTTTGTAGTTGAAACTCTCTTTGTACTGGACAAGCGACCCAATTGCCTGCTACCGCAGTAGTTCTCCCAAAACCTCTGGATAATTCTTTTACTTGATCTCCCTTTTCAGAACTTCGACAGGCTGAAGATTTGTGATTTGGTGTGGTTTGAACAAAACTCTGAGATACTATAGTAAGCACATAAGATGAATTTTTTGTCTTAGCACATGAAGGAGAAGGTTTGGCACCGTCAAGAATGTAGAAGAAACTCTCCAAAACAACTAAGAAATAGCCTCTTTAAGTGAAGCCGTGGGTTATGAGGCTTAAATAGCTTAGGAGAAAACAAGGCTTTTTTAGTTAAGTCAACTAGGGTTTTGCAATTTTTCAAGTGGTCAAGACCGGCTCGTTGACGAGCTTTTCCTAACACGCTTCTCTCCCTTCAACTCGTCCAAATGCCCTGTTTACGAGCTATTCTGTTTAGATTTTTTAGACTTCGATTCACAACTCGTTTTGACTTGGTAAACATAAGAACTGAAAAATATATAGTccgctttccaacgccatcaagTTGGCCTTCATCTAATGTTGAAACCAAAAGATAT
This DNA window, taken from Alnus glutinosa chromosome 5, dhAlnGlut1.1, whole genome shotgun sequence, encodes the following:
- the LOC133868075 gene encoding GDSL esterase/lipase At5g45920; this encodes MRPKIYLFGDSITEESFGDGGWGASLAHHLSRSVDVVLRGYSGYNTRWALRVLDKVFPAVEGGGGDRDPLAVTVFFGANDACLPDRCSAFQHVPLNEYKHNIYSIVSYVKKRWPKTQILLITPPPIDEEGRLRHPYVENPSGLPERTNDVAGAYAKACVSVAKECGVPVVDLWTKMQQLPDWENVYLRDGLHLTQSGNRIVFDEVAKKLMNEEGLSLENLPVDLPLISEIDPNDPLKAFQK